The following are from one region of the Salvelinus alpinus chromosome 16, SLU_Salpinus.1, whole genome shotgun sequence genome:
- the LOC139540759 gene encoding FYVE and coiled-coil domain-containing protein 1-like, with protein sequence MAAGVALGESQLQRIIRDLHDAVAELTKEYRENGEPITDDSPNLHKFSYKLEYLLQFDQKEKTTFLGTRKDYWDYFSDCLAKIKGANDGIRFVKSIPELKTSLGKGRAFIRYSLVHQRLADTLQQCLMKQRVTSDWYYTRSPLLKSHLSVDITSHLYELNEVQFDVASRGHDLDSSWPTFARRTLGMPNSPGHMWKPPSRSSSINSLASTYSQQAHEFLGSPDNGPSILSELNELLPSSVEVSMLDELRLELDQSELKQRELLDRVQQMGEEGAELRSVVVELQRQLDVSLTAQEKQQGMQGTLKDLEAREEALSCELESLRAGERARETENRHLQEKLAAAEVKNVELMAKLDGVLDEKGQQVTSYFDSAQKIHELLDRLKEAERGKIEALAEGEDRRRQADRLADELRVKEVAEKKDEAKLESLSKSIAEGNAKFAECAEEQRNAIDKLQGALTLREKEVNNLQRQLQDLKSVLEEMERQAEEARNRAEEEKEEIQESIGSLKEAMEVELLYLKEQLKSREAELLSSIQRLQHLEVQSHGLTTERDILSANLSKLESSIREQANKIEEYKTQCTNLMELNGKLLDTVKRNEELKKDLAESRAALEGEVAALRASDKHLRGQLDDAKVTVDEKDRKLREENRALDESLQRAAMAAAVSDASTKRLEQENQDLREEQATVRAALSSMQEELKSIHGQIGELEKSLGASRRSEASLQEQLKDRKAQLENKERCCAELQARVEALEARGRALEKAKADAENACAKKTKLIERVTTEKQTVERTQLQRSSAQAKESQEVAAKLTMVEGQLEVNMKEVSRFQAEVMDLRVQLKTSGEDRMRSQAQLEVMEAQKDALRTLTEQLKAQTEALNQRHVAELLQCKEREEALSRERDQEAATRSQSAAAEASVRGELATLKAQNERLAIENAEIREGLHRANTEMAELGMTICRLTAEREEAKEGWAGEADRIGKLEERTSGEVERLEACMAAMRQENTSLREELRMTENLPGAMLELQDKLEKAEGQVRSLQDSSLEEMEAVKFQMSSESMNHQNQIKSLKDEVGKLRVQLPKEQEKVSSLEAKIFEIEGVNEEYSRLIGEKDAHVTKSEAAIRQSEGEIQRLSDSVTSAEEALLAVQAAREELKKKLEQAEVDKHSQYLRTTAEIDDLYRTKSTLEERLIELIKDKDILWQKSDALEFEQKLRAEERWLQDKEATHCLGCQGHFTWWLRRHHCRLCGRIFCYYCSNNFVMTKHSGKKERCCRECYTQHRAVVERFTEAELSPSDTQPPGIGPHSLPEPAPYKPTPRVTVSDPSAKTDDGAYDIITEEDANGIYDSDSLSQTTGDSLEGEQDTRPPGALDIGTGDTTPDGSEENVPTLQDAEIALLKSGEVTLVVPLSIDDISQFGDGSRELFVKSSCYSVISIVVVDCSPNVSWMFSSEPKSISFSMVYRVTADVPVEQSKVLIPLTRCNSHKEAIQGRLKVRNPGLYTLIFDNSFSRFISKKVLYHLTLEKPVTYDGSDF encoded by the exons ATGGCTGCCGGTGTGGCTTTGGGGGAGAGCCAACTTCAGAGGATTATCAGAGATCTGCATG ATGCTGTTGCTGAGCTCACTAAAGAGTACAGGGAGAATGGGGAGCCAATCACGGATGATAGTCCCAATCTGCACAAATTCTCCTACAAACTGGAGTACCTGCTGCAG TTTGACCAGAAGGAGAAGACAACATTTCTTGGCACCAGAAAAGACTACTGGGATTATTTCAGCGACTGTCTGGCCAAGATCAAAGGCGCCAACGATGGTATCCGCTTTGTCAAATCCATCCCAGAG CTGAAGACATCTCTGGGGAAGGGCAGGGCTTTCATTCGCTATTCCCTGGTGCACCAACGACTAGCCGACACGCTGCAGCAGTGTCTGATGAAGCAAAGGGTAACCAG TGACTGGTACTATACTCGCAGCCCCTTGCTGAAGTCTCACCTCAGTGTTGACATCACAAGTCACCTGTATGAGCTCAACGAGGTCCAGTTTGACGTGGCCTCCAGGGGTCATGACCTTGACTCGTCTTGGCCCACCTTCGCAAG GAGGACACTGGGCATGCCCAACTCACCTGGCCACATGTGGAAACCACCCAGTCGCAGCTCTAGCATCAACAGTCTGGCTAGCACCTACTCACAG CAGGCTCATGAGTTCCTTGGCAGCCCTGACAATGGCCCAAGCATTCTGAGCGAGTTGAACGAGTTGTTGCCTTCCAGCGTAGAGGTGAGTATGTTGGACGAGCTCCGCCTGGAGCTGGACCAGTCAGAGCTGAAGCAGCGGGAGCTCCTGGACAGGGTACAGCAGATGGGGGAGGAGGGTGCTGAGCTCAGGAGTGTGGTGGTGGAGCTACAGAGGCAGCTGGACGTGTCGCTGACCGCCCAGGAGAAACAGCAGGGTATGCAAGGGACCCTGAAAGACCTGGAGGCACGGGAGGAGGCCTTGTCCTGCGAGCTGGAGTCCCTGAGGGCCGGGGAGAGGGCCAGGGAGACCGAAAATCGCCACCTTCAGGAGAAGCTGGCAGCCGCAGAGGTGAAGAACGTAGAACTAATGGCCAAACTGGATGGCGTGTTGGATGAGAAGGGCCAGCAGGTGACTAGCTACTTTGACTCAGCACAGAAGATCCATGAGCTACTGGACAGACTGAAGGAGGCTGAGAGGGGGAAGATAGAGGCTCTGGCAgagggagaggataggaggagacaGGCCGACAGGCTGGCAGATGAGCTAAGGGTCAAAGAGGTGGCAGAAAAGAAGGATGAGGCCAAGCTCGAGTCGCTGTCAAAATCCATTGCAGAGGGGAACGCTAAGTTTGCGGAGTGTGCAGAGGAGCAGCGTAATGCCATTGACAAGCTCCAAGGGGCATTGACTTTGAGAGAGAAGGAGGTCAACAACCTGCAGAGGCAGCTGCAGGACCTCAAGAGTGTtctggaagagatggagagacaagcAGAGGAGGCCAGAaacagagcagaggaggagaaagaggagatccAGGAAAGCATAGGCAGTCTGAAAGAGGCCATGGAGGTGGAACTACTCTACCTGAAGGAGCAGTTGAAGAGCAGAGAGGCAGAGCTGCTCTCCAGCATACAGAGGCTTCAGCACCTGGAGGTCCAGAGCCATGGCCTGACAACGGAGAGGGACATCCTGAGCGCCAACCTCTCCAAGCTGGAATCCAGCATCAGGGAGCAGGCCAATAAAATCGAAGAGTACAAGACTCAGTGCACCAACCTGATGGAGCTGAATGGGAAGTTGCTTGACACAGTGAAGAGGAATGAGGAGCTGAAGAAGGACCTGGCAGAGAGCCGGGCAGCCCTGGAGGGTGAGGTGGCTGCTCTGAGGGCGTCTGACAAGCACCTGAGGGGCCAGCTGGACGACGCCAAGGTAACAGTGGATGAGAAGGACAGGAAGTTGCGTGAGGAGAACCGGGCCTTGGACGAGAGTTTACAGAGGGCGGCCATGGCCGCCGCGGTCTCAGATGCCTCTACCAAACGGCTGGAGCAGGAGAACCAAGACCTGAGGGAGGAGCAGGCTACGGTGAGGGCGGCGCTGAGCTCCATGCAGGAGGAACTGAAGTCCATCCACGGGCAGATCGGAGAGCTGGAGAAGAGCTTGGGGGCATCCCGCAGGAGCGAGGCCAGCCTGCAGGAGCAGCTCAAAGACAGGAAGGCCCAGCTAGAGAACAAGGAGAGGTGCTGTGCAGAGCTCCAGGCCAGGGTGGAGGCCCTGGAGGCCAGAGGAAGGGCACTGGAAAAGGCTAAGGCAGATGCAGAAAATGCCTGTGCCAAAAAGACAAAGCTGATAGAGAGGGTCACCACTGAGAAACAGACTGTGGAGAGAACACAGCTACAGAGAAGCTCTGCCCAGGCCAAGGAGAGCCAGGAGGTAGCCGCCAAGCTGACTATGGTGGAGGGCCAACTGGAAGTGAACATGAAAGAGGTGTCCAGGTTCCAGGCAGAAGTGATGGATTTGAGAGTGCAGCTGAAGACCTCTGGGGAGGACAGAatgaggagccaggcccagctgGAGGTGATGGAGGCCCAGAAAGACGCACTCAGGACCCTAACAGAGCAGCTCAAAGCCCAGACCGAGGCACTTAACCAGAGGCACGTGGCCGAGCTCCTGCAGTGCAAAGAGAGGGAAGAGGCTCTGAGCAGGGAGCGTGACCAGGAGGCAGCCACCCGGTCCCAGTCGGCTGCCGCAGAGGCCTCCGTCAGGGGAGAGCTGGCTACACTAAAGGCCCAAAATGAGAGGCTGGCCATAGAGAATGCTGAGATACGTGAAGGCCTCCACCGGGCCAATACAGAGATGGCAGAGCTTGGGATGACTATCTGTAGACTGACAGCAGAAAGGGAGGAGGCCAAGGAAGGCTGGGCGGGGGAGGCAGACAGGATAGGGAAACTGGAGGAGAGAACTTCCGGGGAGGTGGAGCGGCTGGAGGCCTGCATGGCTGCCATGCGCCAGGAGAACACCAGCCTAAGAGAGGAACTGAGGATGACAGAGAACCTTCCGGGAGCCATGCTGGAGCTCCAGGACAAGCTGGAGAAGGCAGAGGGCCAGGTGAGGAGTCTCCAGGACTCCAGTCTGGAGGAGATGGAGGCGGTCAAGTTCCAGATGAGCTCCGAGAGCATGAATCATCAGAACCAGATCAAG AGTCTGAAAGATGAGGTGGGGAAATTGAGGGTCCAGCTGCCTAAAGAGCAGGAGAAGGTGTCTAGTCTGGAGGCCAAAATCTTTGAGATAGAG GGGGTGAATGAGGAGTACTCACGGCTGATTGGAGAGAAGGATGCTCACGTCACAAAGTCGGAAGCCGCTATTcgtcagagtgagggagagattcAGCGACTGAGCGACTCTGTCACCAG TGCCGAGGAGGCTCTCTTGGCGGTCCAGGCGGCGCGTGAGGAGTTGAAGAAGAAATTGGAGCAGGCCGAGGTTGACAAGCATAGTCAATACCTCAGGACGACAGCAGAGATCGACGACCTCTACCGAACCAAGAGCACGCTGGAGGAGCGCCTCATCGAACTAATCAA GGACAAGGACATTCTGTGGCAGAAGTCCGATGCTCTGGAGTTTGAGCAGAAGCTGCGTGCAGAGGAACGCTGGTTGCAGGACAAGGAGGCCACCCACTGCCTGGGCTGCCAGGGCCATTTCACCTGGTGGCTGCGCCGACACCACTGCAG GCTGTGTGGACGCATCTTCTGCTACTACTGCAGTAACAACTTTGTGATGACCAAGCACAGTGGGAAGAAGGAGCGTTGCTGTAGGGAGTGTTACACCCAACATAGAGCCGTGGTGGAGAGGTTCACAGAGGCTGAGCTGAGTCCCTCCGACACCCAGCCGCCTGGAATTGGGCCTCACTCACTCCCCGAACCAGCCCCCTACAAACCTACTCCCAGGGTTACAG TGTCGGACCCCAGCGCCAAGACTGATGACGGGGCCTATGACATCATCACAGAGGAGGATGCGAACGGGATCTATGACAGCGACTCGCTGTCCCAAACCACAGGGGATTCACTGGAGGGGGAGCAGGACACACGGCCACCGGGGGCGCTAGACAT AGGCACAGGAGACACGACCCCAGATGGCTCAGAAGAGAATGTGCCCACTCTGCAGGACGCAGAGATCGCCCTTCTCAAGTCTGGAGAAGTCAC
- the LOC139540761 gene encoding chemokine XC receptor 1-like, whose amino-acid sequence MEYDEKNITYVDEYTDEVCNKERVVKFGSIATPAFFSVVTILSLAGNILVLVILAKYENLKSLTNIFILNLALSDLVFTFGLPFWAAYHIWGWTFGWFLCKTVTFVFYAGFYSSVLFLTIMTIHRYLAVVHPLSDHGSQKGCYGVTVSLVIWAISFGSAVPALIFSSVQKNPHKEDKHLHCEYSVLLWKKVSTHQQNVFFLAAFAIMGFCYVRILRTIFKSRSHTRNRTMNLIFSIVAVFFLGWAPYNVVIFLRLLTDYSVAPFNDCEVSVKLDYAFYVCRLIAFSHCCLNPVFYAFVGIKFRNHLKVVLQKLCWRQSTIDSQQIRATNVPSRESMY is encoded by the coding sequence ATGGAATATGACGAAAAAAACATCACTTATGTTGACGAATATACAGACGAGGTCTGTAACAAGGAACGTGTTGTCAAGTTTGGCTCAATCGCCACCCCTGCCTTCTTCTCTGTGGTGACCATCCTGAGTCTAGCAGGCAACATCCTTGTCCTGGTCATCCTGGCCAAGTACGAGAACCTCAAGTCTCTCACCAACATCTTCATTCTCAACTTGGCCCTATCTGACCTGGTGTTCACCTTTGGTCTGCCCTTCTGGGCAGCCTACCACATCTGGGGCTGGACCTTTGGCTGGTTCCTCTGCAAGACCGTCACCTTTGTCTTCTACGCAGGCTTCTACAGCAGCGTTTTGTTCCTGACCATCATGACGATCCACCGCTACCTGGCAGTGGTGCATCCTCTGTCCGACCACGGCTCCCAGAAGGGCTGCTACGGGGTCACCGTCTCGCTCGTCATCTGGGCGATCAGTTTTGGTTCGGCCGTCCCCGCTTTGATTTTCAGCTCTGTCCAAAAGAATCCCCACAAAGAAGACAAACATTTGCATTGTGAATACAGCGTTCTGCTGTGGAAGAAAGTGAGCACACACCAACAGAACGTCTTCTTCTTGGCTGCTTTTGCAATTATGGGTTTCTGCTACGTGAGGATATTGAGGACAATCTTCAAGTCAAGGTCACACACGAGGAATCGAACCATGAACCTGATCTTCAGTATAGTGGCAGTATTTTTCCTTGGCTGGGCGCCTTACAATGTGGTGATCTTTCTGAGGTTGTTAACTGACTACTCCGTAGCACCTTTCAACGATTGTGAGGTCAGCGTGAAGCTCGACTATGCGTTCTACGTGTGTCGACTCATTGCTTTCTCCCACTGCTGTCTCAACCCTGTCTTCTACGCATTTGTTGGGATCAAGTTCAGAAATCACTTGAAGGTTGTTCTGCAGAAACTTTGCTGGCGCCAAAGCACCATAGATTCACAACAGATTAGAGCGACTAATGTTCCCTCAAGGGAATCAATGTATTAG